One window of Canis lupus baileyi chromosome 21, mCanLup2.hap1, whole genome shotgun sequence genomic DNA carries:
- the LSP1 gene encoding lymphocyte-specific protein 1 isoform X1 yields MSPPTLSFPGCSLCTICPTVPSSRGEEAPTARLTTQWSVEDEEEAARERRRRERDRQLRAQDEDRGGQSPELPEQETLLSLKPSEAPEPDEDEGFSDWSQKPEQRPQDWGAGETSNCGEPPWGESPEGQQEEDRPHQHACGNQDGDEQSPARVPLEELHLSPSSELQEGLGAEETDPKSPEGTIQGSLGPAEAEEADEQHQKCQQPRTPSPLVLEGSTEQGSPPLSPSTKLVDRTESLNRSIRKSNSVKKSQPALPISKIDERLEQYTQAIETAGRTPKLVRQPSIELPSMAVASTKSRWETGEVQAQSTAKAASCKDIVAGDMSKKSLWEQKGGSKTSSTIKQSTPSGKRYKFVATGHGKYEKVLVDEGSVP; encoded by the exons GCTCACCACTCAGTGGAGCGTGGAAGATGAGGAGGAGGCCGCCCGGGAGCGGCGCCGCCGGGAGAGGGACCGGCAGCTCCGGGCCCAGGACGAGGACAGAGGCGGCCAGTCCCCCGAGCTGCCTGAGCAGGAGACCCT CCTCAGCCTGAAGCCTTCGGAGGCACCTGAACCAGATGAGGACGAGGGTTTCAGCGACTGGTCCCAGAAGCCAGAGCAGCGGCCACAGGACTGGGGGGCCGGGGAGACCTCCAACTGTGGGGAGCCCCCTTGGGGCGAAAGTccggaggggcagcaggaggaggacag gccccaccagcaCGCCTGCGGGAACCAGGATGGTGATGAGCAGAGCCCAGCCAGAGTGCCCCTGGAGGAGTTGCACCTGAGCCCTAGCTCGGAgctccaggaggggctgggagcagAGGAGACAGATCCCAAGAGCCCAGAGGGGAccatccagggcagcctggggccaGCAGAAGCTGAGGAGGCAGATGAGCAG CACCAGAAATGCCAGCAGCCCAGGACACCCAGCCCCCTGGTCTTGGAGGGCTCTACTGAACAGGGCTCGCCTCCCCTGAGCCCCAGCACCAAA CTCGTCGACAGAACCGAGTCCCTGAACCGCTCCATCAGGAAGAG TAACAGTGTGAAGAAGTCCCAGCCAGCCCTGCCCATCTCCAAGATTGATGAGCGGCTGGAGCAATACACCCAGGCCATCGAG ACTGCTGGCCGGACCCCCAAGCTAGTCCGCCAGCCCTCCATTGAGCTGCCCAGCATGGCTGTGGCAAGCACCAAGAGCCGATGGGAGACAGGAGAGGTGCAGGCTCAGTCCACTGCCAAGGCTGCCTCCTGCAAG gaTATTGTAGCTGGAGACATGAGCAAGAAAAGCCTCTGGGAGCAGAAAGGAGGCTCCAAGACATCATCGACAATTAAG CAGAGCACCCCATCTGGAAAGAGATACAAGTTCGTGGCCACTGGACATGGGAAGTATGAGAAGGTGCTCGTGGATGAGGGCTCAGTGCCCTAG
- the LSP1 gene encoding lymphocyte-specific protein 1 isoform X10 → MELKPQCAFPGGWGSPRLTTQWSVEDEEEAARERRRRERDRQLRAQDEDRGGQSPELPEQETLLSLKPSEAPEPDEDEGFSDWSQKPEQRPQDWGAGETSNCGEPPWGESPEGQQEEDRPHQHACGNQDGDEQSPARVPLEELHLSPSSELQEGLGAEETDPKSPEGTIQGSLGPAEAEEADEQHQKCQQPRTPSPLVLEGSTEQGSPPLSPSTKLVDRTESLNRSIRKSNSVKKSQPALPISKIDERLEQYTQAIETAGRTPKLVRQPSIELPSMAVASTKSRWETGEVQAQSTAKAASCKDIVAGDMSKKSLWEQKGGSKTSSTIKQSTPSGKRYKFVATGHGKYEKVLVDEGSVP, encoded by the exons GCTCACCACTCAGTGGAGCGTGGAAGATGAGGAGGAGGCCGCCCGGGAGCGGCGCCGCCGGGAGAGGGACCGGCAGCTCCGGGCCCAGGACGAGGACAGAGGCGGCCAGTCCCCCGAGCTGCCTGAGCAGGAGACCCT CCTCAGCCTGAAGCCTTCGGAGGCACCTGAACCAGATGAGGACGAGGGTTTCAGCGACTGGTCCCAGAAGCCAGAGCAGCGGCCACAGGACTGGGGGGCCGGGGAGACCTCCAACTGTGGGGAGCCCCCTTGGGGCGAAAGTccggaggggcagcaggaggaggacag gccccaccagcaCGCCTGCGGGAACCAGGATGGTGATGAGCAGAGCCCAGCCAGAGTGCCCCTGGAGGAGTTGCACCTGAGCCCTAGCTCGGAgctccaggaggggctgggagcagAGGAGACAGATCCCAAGAGCCCAGAGGGGAccatccagggcagcctggggccaGCAGAAGCTGAGGAGGCAGATGAGCAG CACCAGAAATGCCAGCAGCCCAGGACACCCAGCCCCCTGGTCTTGGAGGGCTCTACTGAACAGGGCTCGCCTCCCCTGAGCCCCAGCACCAAA CTCGTCGACAGAACCGAGTCCCTGAACCGCTCCATCAGGAAGAG TAACAGTGTGAAGAAGTCCCAGCCAGCCCTGCCCATCTCCAAGATTGATGAGCGGCTGGAGCAATACACCCAGGCCATCGAG ACTGCTGGCCGGACCCCCAAGCTAGTCCGCCAGCCCTCCATTGAGCTGCCCAGCATGGCTGTGGCAAGCACCAAGAGCCGATGGGAGACAGGAGAGGTGCAGGCTCAGTCCACTGCCAAGGCTGCCTCCTGCAAG gaTATTGTAGCTGGAGACATGAGCAAGAAAAGCCTCTGGGAGCAGAAAGGAGGCTCCAAGACATCATCGACAATTAAG CAGAGCACCCCATCTGGAAAGAGATACAAGTTCGTGGCCACTGGACATGGGAAGTATGAGAAGGTGCTCGTGGATGAGGGCTCAGTGCCCTAG
- the LSP1 gene encoding lymphocyte-specific protein 1 isoform X8, whose amino-acid sequence MAEAPSHPSSEEQEKLLAENDAGLTTQWSVEDEEEAARERRRRERDRQLRAQDEDRGGQSPELPEQETLLSLKPSEAPEPDEDEGFSDWSQKPEQRPQDWGAGETSNCGEPPWGESPEGQQEEDRPHQHACGNQDGDEQSPARVPLEELHLSPSSELQEGLGAEETDPKSPEGTIQGSLGPAEAEEADEQHQKCQQPRTPSPLVLEGSTEQGSPPLSPSTKLVDRTESLNRSIRKSNSVKKSQPALPISKIDERLEQYTQAIETAGRTPKLVRQPSIELPSMAVASTKSRWETGEVQAQSTAKAASCKDIVAGDMSKKSLWEQKGGSKTSSTIKQSTPSGKRYKFVATGHGKYEKVLVDEGSVP is encoded by the exons GCTCACCACTCAGTGGAGCGTGGAAGATGAGGAGGAGGCCGCCCGGGAGCGGCGCCGCCGGGAGAGGGACCGGCAGCTCCGGGCCCAGGACGAGGACAGAGGCGGCCAGTCCCCCGAGCTGCCTGAGCAGGAGACCCT CCTCAGCCTGAAGCCTTCGGAGGCACCTGAACCAGATGAGGACGAGGGTTTCAGCGACTGGTCCCAGAAGCCAGAGCAGCGGCCACAGGACTGGGGGGCCGGGGAGACCTCCAACTGTGGGGAGCCCCCTTGGGGCGAAAGTccggaggggcagcaggaggaggacag gccccaccagcaCGCCTGCGGGAACCAGGATGGTGATGAGCAGAGCCCAGCCAGAGTGCCCCTGGAGGAGTTGCACCTGAGCCCTAGCTCGGAgctccaggaggggctgggagcagAGGAGACAGATCCCAAGAGCCCAGAGGGGAccatccagggcagcctggggccaGCAGAAGCTGAGGAGGCAGATGAGCAG CACCAGAAATGCCAGCAGCCCAGGACACCCAGCCCCCTGGTCTTGGAGGGCTCTACTGAACAGGGCTCGCCTCCCCTGAGCCCCAGCACCAAA CTCGTCGACAGAACCGAGTCCCTGAACCGCTCCATCAGGAAGAG TAACAGTGTGAAGAAGTCCCAGCCAGCCCTGCCCATCTCCAAGATTGATGAGCGGCTGGAGCAATACACCCAGGCCATCGAG ACTGCTGGCCGGACCCCCAAGCTAGTCCGCCAGCCCTCCATTGAGCTGCCCAGCATGGCTGTGGCAAGCACCAAGAGCCGATGGGAGACAGGAGAGGTGCAGGCTCAGTCCACTGCCAAGGCTGCCTCCTGCAAG gaTATTGTAGCTGGAGACATGAGCAAGAAAAGCCTCTGGGAGCAGAAAGGAGGCTCCAAGACATCATCGACAATTAAG CAGAGCACCCCATCTGGAAAGAGATACAAGTTCGTGGCCACTGGACATGGGAAGTATGAGAAGGTGCTCGTGGATGAGGGCTCAGTGCCCTAG
- the LSP1 gene encoding lymphocyte-specific protein 1 isoform X9, with protein sequence MAEAPSHPSSEEQEKLLAENDAGLTTQWSVEDEEEAARERRRRERDRQLRAQDEDRGGQSPELPEQETLLSLKPSEAPEPDEDEGFSDWSQKPEQRPQDWGAGETSNCGEPPWGESPEGQQEEDRPHQHACGNQDGDEQSPARVPLEELHLSPSSELQEGLGAEETDPKSPEGTIQGSLGPAEAEEADEQHQKCQQPRTPSPLVLEGSTEQGSPPLSPSTKLVDRTESLNRSIRKSNSVKKSQPALPISKIDERLEQYTQAIETAGRTPKLVRQPSIELPSMAVASTKSRWETGEVQAQSTAKAASCKDIVAGDMSKKSLWEQKGGSKTSSTIKSTPSGKRYKFVATGHGKYEKVLVDEGSVP encoded by the exons GCTCACCACTCAGTGGAGCGTGGAAGATGAGGAGGAGGCCGCCCGGGAGCGGCGCCGCCGGGAGAGGGACCGGCAGCTCCGGGCCCAGGACGAGGACAGAGGCGGCCAGTCCCCCGAGCTGCCTGAGCAGGAGACCCT CCTCAGCCTGAAGCCTTCGGAGGCACCTGAACCAGATGAGGACGAGGGTTTCAGCGACTGGTCCCAGAAGCCAGAGCAGCGGCCACAGGACTGGGGGGCCGGGGAGACCTCCAACTGTGGGGAGCCCCCTTGGGGCGAAAGTccggaggggcagcaggaggaggacag gccccaccagcaCGCCTGCGGGAACCAGGATGGTGATGAGCAGAGCCCAGCCAGAGTGCCCCTGGAGGAGTTGCACCTGAGCCCTAGCTCGGAgctccaggaggggctgggagcagAGGAGACAGATCCCAAGAGCCCAGAGGGGAccatccagggcagcctggggccaGCAGAAGCTGAGGAGGCAGATGAGCAG CACCAGAAATGCCAGCAGCCCAGGACACCCAGCCCCCTGGTCTTGGAGGGCTCTACTGAACAGGGCTCGCCTCCCCTGAGCCCCAGCACCAAA CTCGTCGACAGAACCGAGTCCCTGAACCGCTCCATCAGGAAGAG TAACAGTGTGAAGAAGTCCCAGCCAGCCCTGCCCATCTCCAAGATTGATGAGCGGCTGGAGCAATACACCCAGGCCATCGAG ACTGCTGGCCGGACCCCCAAGCTAGTCCGCCAGCCCTCCATTGAGCTGCCCAGCATGGCTGTGGCAAGCACCAAGAGCCGATGGGAGACAGGAGAGGTGCAGGCTCAGTCCACTGCCAAGGCTGCCTCCTGCAAG gaTATTGTAGCTGGAGACATGAGCAAGAAAAGCCTCTGGGAGCAGAAAGGAGGCTCCAAGACATCATCGACAATTAAG AGCACCCCATCTGGAAAGAGATACAAGTTCGTGGCCACTGGACATGGGAAGTATGAGAAGGTGCTCGTGGATGAGGGCTCAGTGCCCTAG
- the LSP1 gene encoding lymphocyte-specific protein 1 isoform X2: MSPPTLSFPGCSLCTICPTVPSSRGEEAPTARLTTQWSVEDEEEAARERRRRERDRQLRAQDEDRGGQSPELPEQETLLSLKPSEAPEPDEDEGFSDWSQKPEQRPQDWGAGETSNCGEPPWGESPEGQQEEDRPHQHACGNQDGDEQSPARVPLEELHLSPSSELQEGLGAEETDPKSPEGTIQGSLGPAEAEEADEQHQKCQQPRTPSPLVLEGSTEQGSPPLSPSTKLVDRTESLNRSIRKSNSVKKSQPALPISKIDERLEQYTQAIETAGRTPKLVRQPSIELPSMAVASTKSRWETGEVQAQSTAKAASCKDIVAGDMSKKSLWEQKGGSKTSSTIKSTPSGKRYKFVATGHGKYEKVLVDEGSVP; the protein is encoded by the exons GCTCACCACTCAGTGGAGCGTGGAAGATGAGGAGGAGGCCGCCCGGGAGCGGCGCCGCCGGGAGAGGGACCGGCAGCTCCGGGCCCAGGACGAGGACAGAGGCGGCCAGTCCCCCGAGCTGCCTGAGCAGGAGACCCT CCTCAGCCTGAAGCCTTCGGAGGCACCTGAACCAGATGAGGACGAGGGTTTCAGCGACTGGTCCCAGAAGCCAGAGCAGCGGCCACAGGACTGGGGGGCCGGGGAGACCTCCAACTGTGGGGAGCCCCCTTGGGGCGAAAGTccggaggggcagcaggaggaggacag gccccaccagcaCGCCTGCGGGAACCAGGATGGTGATGAGCAGAGCCCAGCCAGAGTGCCCCTGGAGGAGTTGCACCTGAGCCCTAGCTCGGAgctccaggaggggctgggagcagAGGAGACAGATCCCAAGAGCCCAGAGGGGAccatccagggcagcctggggccaGCAGAAGCTGAGGAGGCAGATGAGCAG CACCAGAAATGCCAGCAGCCCAGGACACCCAGCCCCCTGGTCTTGGAGGGCTCTACTGAACAGGGCTCGCCTCCCCTGAGCCCCAGCACCAAA CTCGTCGACAGAACCGAGTCCCTGAACCGCTCCATCAGGAAGAG TAACAGTGTGAAGAAGTCCCAGCCAGCCCTGCCCATCTCCAAGATTGATGAGCGGCTGGAGCAATACACCCAGGCCATCGAG ACTGCTGGCCGGACCCCCAAGCTAGTCCGCCAGCCCTCCATTGAGCTGCCCAGCATGGCTGTGGCAAGCACCAAGAGCCGATGGGAGACAGGAGAGGTGCAGGCTCAGTCCACTGCCAAGGCTGCCTCCTGCAAG gaTATTGTAGCTGGAGACATGAGCAAGAAAAGCCTCTGGGAGCAGAAAGGAGGCTCCAAGACATCATCGACAATTAAG AGCACCCCATCTGGAAAGAGATACAAGTTCGTGGCCACTGGACATGGGAAGTATGAGAAGGTGCTCGTGGATGAGGGCTCAGTGCCCTAG
- the LSP1 gene encoding lymphocyte-specific protein 1 isoform X5, producing MSGSALLRRSSSQRGLEKLVRLTTQWSVEDEEEAARERRRRERDRQLRAQDEDRGGQSPELPEQETLLSLKPSEAPEPDEDEGFSDWSQKPEQRPQDWGAGETSNCGEPPWGESPEGQQEEDRPHQHACGNQDGDEQSPARVPLEELHLSPSSELQEGLGAEETDPKSPEGTIQGSLGPAEAEEADEQHQKCQQPRTPSPLVLEGSTEQGSPPLSPSTKLVDRTESLNRSIRKSNSVKKSQPALPISKIDERLEQYTQAIETAGRTPKLVRQPSIELPSMAVASTKSRWETGEVQAQSTAKAASCKDIVAGDMSKKSLWEQKGGSKTSSTIKQSTPSGKRYKFVATGHGKYEKVLVDEGSVP from the exons GCTCACCACTCAGTGGAGCGTGGAAGATGAGGAGGAGGCCGCCCGGGAGCGGCGCCGCCGGGAGAGGGACCGGCAGCTCCGGGCCCAGGACGAGGACAGAGGCGGCCAGTCCCCCGAGCTGCCTGAGCAGGAGACCCT CCTCAGCCTGAAGCCTTCGGAGGCACCTGAACCAGATGAGGACGAGGGTTTCAGCGACTGGTCCCAGAAGCCAGAGCAGCGGCCACAGGACTGGGGGGCCGGGGAGACCTCCAACTGTGGGGAGCCCCCTTGGGGCGAAAGTccggaggggcagcaggaggaggacag gccccaccagcaCGCCTGCGGGAACCAGGATGGTGATGAGCAGAGCCCAGCCAGAGTGCCCCTGGAGGAGTTGCACCTGAGCCCTAGCTCGGAgctccaggaggggctgggagcagAGGAGACAGATCCCAAGAGCCCAGAGGGGAccatccagggcagcctggggccaGCAGAAGCTGAGGAGGCAGATGAGCAG CACCAGAAATGCCAGCAGCCCAGGACACCCAGCCCCCTGGTCTTGGAGGGCTCTACTGAACAGGGCTCGCCTCCCCTGAGCCCCAGCACCAAA CTCGTCGACAGAACCGAGTCCCTGAACCGCTCCATCAGGAAGAG TAACAGTGTGAAGAAGTCCCAGCCAGCCCTGCCCATCTCCAAGATTGATGAGCGGCTGGAGCAATACACCCAGGCCATCGAG ACTGCTGGCCGGACCCCCAAGCTAGTCCGCCAGCCCTCCATTGAGCTGCCCAGCATGGCTGTGGCAAGCACCAAGAGCCGATGGGAGACAGGAGAGGTGCAGGCTCAGTCCACTGCCAAGGCTGCCTCCTGCAAG gaTATTGTAGCTGGAGACATGAGCAAGAAAAGCCTCTGGGAGCAGAAAGGAGGCTCCAAGACATCATCGACAATTAAG CAGAGCACCCCATCTGGAAAGAGATACAAGTTCGTGGCCACTGGACATGGGAAGTATGAGAAGGTGCTCGTGGATGAGGGCTCAGTGCCCTAG
- the LSP1 gene encoding lymphocyte-specific protein 1 isoform X4, protein MSPPTLSFPGCSLCTICPTVPSSRGEEAPTARLTTQWSVEDEEEAARERRRRERDRQLRAQDEDRGGQSPELPEQETLLSLKPSEAPEPDEDEGFSDWSQKPEQRPQDWGAGETSNCGEPPWGESPEGQQEEDRPHQHACGNQDGDEQSPARVPLEELHLSPSSELQEGLGAEETDPKSPEGTIQGSLGPAEAEEADEQHQKCQQPRTPSPLVLEGSTEQGSPPLSPSTKLVDRTESLNRSIRKSVKKSQPALPISKIDERLEQYTQAIETAGRTPKLVRQPSIELPSMAVASTKSRWETGEVQAQSTAKAASCKDIVAGDMSKKSLWEQKGGSKTSSTIKSTPSGKRYKFVATGHGKYEKVLVDEGSVP, encoded by the exons GCTCACCACTCAGTGGAGCGTGGAAGATGAGGAGGAGGCCGCCCGGGAGCGGCGCCGCCGGGAGAGGGACCGGCAGCTCCGGGCCCAGGACGAGGACAGAGGCGGCCAGTCCCCCGAGCTGCCTGAGCAGGAGACCCT CCTCAGCCTGAAGCCTTCGGAGGCACCTGAACCAGATGAGGACGAGGGTTTCAGCGACTGGTCCCAGAAGCCAGAGCAGCGGCCACAGGACTGGGGGGCCGGGGAGACCTCCAACTGTGGGGAGCCCCCTTGGGGCGAAAGTccggaggggcagcaggaggaggacag gccccaccagcaCGCCTGCGGGAACCAGGATGGTGATGAGCAGAGCCCAGCCAGAGTGCCCCTGGAGGAGTTGCACCTGAGCCCTAGCTCGGAgctccaggaggggctgggagcagAGGAGACAGATCCCAAGAGCCCAGAGGGGAccatccagggcagcctggggccaGCAGAAGCTGAGGAGGCAGATGAGCAG CACCAGAAATGCCAGCAGCCCAGGACACCCAGCCCCCTGGTCTTGGAGGGCTCTACTGAACAGGGCTCGCCTCCCCTGAGCCCCAGCACCAAA CTCGTCGACAGAACCGAGTCCCTGAACCGCTCCATCAGGAAGAG TGTGAAGAAGTCCCAGCCAGCCCTGCCCATCTCCAAGATTGATGAGCGGCTGGAGCAATACACCCAGGCCATCGAG ACTGCTGGCCGGACCCCCAAGCTAGTCCGCCAGCCCTCCATTGAGCTGCCCAGCATGGCTGTGGCAAGCACCAAGAGCCGATGGGAGACAGGAGAGGTGCAGGCTCAGTCCACTGCCAAGGCTGCCTCCTGCAAG gaTATTGTAGCTGGAGACATGAGCAAGAAAAGCCTCTGGGAGCAGAAAGGAGGCTCCAAGACATCATCGACAATTAAG AGCACCCCATCTGGAAAGAGATACAAGTTCGTGGCCACTGGACATGGGAAGTATGAGAAGGTGCTCGTGGATGAGGGCTCAGTGCCCTAG
- the LSP1 gene encoding lymphocyte-specific protein 1 isoform X3, producing MSPPTLSFPGCSLCTICPTVPSSRGEEAPTARLTTQWSVEDEEEAARERRRRERDRQLRAQDEDRGGQSPELPEQETLLSLKPSEAPEPDEDEGFSDWSQKPEQRPQDWGAGETSNCGEPPWGESPEGQQEEDRPHQHACGNQDGDEQSPARVPLEELHLSPSSELQEGLGAEETDPKSPEGTIQGSLGPAEAEEADEQHQKCQQPRTPSPLVLEGSTEQGSPPLSPSTKLVDRTESLNRSIRKSVKKSQPALPISKIDERLEQYTQAIETAGRTPKLVRQPSIELPSMAVASTKSRWETGEVQAQSTAKAASCKDIVAGDMSKKSLWEQKGGSKTSSTIKQSTPSGKRYKFVATGHGKYEKVLVDEGSVP from the exons GCTCACCACTCAGTGGAGCGTGGAAGATGAGGAGGAGGCCGCCCGGGAGCGGCGCCGCCGGGAGAGGGACCGGCAGCTCCGGGCCCAGGACGAGGACAGAGGCGGCCAGTCCCCCGAGCTGCCTGAGCAGGAGACCCT CCTCAGCCTGAAGCCTTCGGAGGCACCTGAACCAGATGAGGACGAGGGTTTCAGCGACTGGTCCCAGAAGCCAGAGCAGCGGCCACAGGACTGGGGGGCCGGGGAGACCTCCAACTGTGGGGAGCCCCCTTGGGGCGAAAGTccggaggggcagcaggaggaggacag gccccaccagcaCGCCTGCGGGAACCAGGATGGTGATGAGCAGAGCCCAGCCAGAGTGCCCCTGGAGGAGTTGCACCTGAGCCCTAGCTCGGAgctccaggaggggctgggagcagAGGAGACAGATCCCAAGAGCCCAGAGGGGAccatccagggcagcctggggccaGCAGAAGCTGAGGAGGCAGATGAGCAG CACCAGAAATGCCAGCAGCCCAGGACACCCAGCCCCCTGGTCTTGGAGGGCTCTACTGAACAGGGCTCGCCTCCCCTGAGCCCCAGCACCAAA CTCGTCGACAGAACCGAGTCCCTGAACCGCTCCATCAGGAAGAG TGTGAAGAAGTCCCAGCCAGCCCTGCCCATCTCCAAGATTGATGAGCGGCTGGAGCAATACACCCAGGCCATCGAG ACTGCTGGCCGGACCCCCAAGCTAGTCCGCCAGCCCTCCATTGAGCTGCCCAGCATGGCTGTGGCAAGCACCAAGAGCCGATGGGAGACAGGAGAGGTGCAGGCTCAGTCCACTGCCAAGGCTGCCTCCTGCAAG gaTATTGTAGCTGGAGACATGAGCAAGAAAAGCCTCTGGGAGCAGAAAGGAGGCTCCAAGACATCATCGACAATTAAG CAGAGCACCCCATCTGGAAAGAGATACAAGTTCGTGGCCACTGGACATGGGAAGTATGAGAAGGTGCTCGTGGATGAGGGCTCAGTGCCCTAG
- the LSP1 gene encoding lymphocyte-specific protein 1 isoform X6 produces the protein MSGSALLRRSSSQRGLEKLVRLTTQWSVEDEEEAARERRRRERDRQLRAQDEDRGGQSPELPEQETLLSLKPSEAPEPDEDEGFSDWSQKPEQRPQDWGAGETSNCGEPPWGESPEGQQEEDRPHQHACGNQDGDEQSPARVPLEELHLSPSSELQEGLGAEETDPKSPEGTIQGSLGPAEAEEADEQHQKCQQPRTPSPLVLEGSTEQGSPPLSPSTKLVDRTESLNRSIRKSNSVKKSQPALPISKIDERLEQYTQAIETAGRTPKLVRQPSIELPSMAVASTKSRWETGEVQAQSTAKAASCKDIVAGDMSKKSLWEQKGGSKTSSTIKSTPSGKRYKFVATGHGKYEKVLVDEGSVP, from the exons GCTCACCACTCAGTGGAGCGTGGAAGATGAGGAGGAGGCCGCCCGGGAGCGGCGCCGCCGGGAGAGGGACCGGCAGCTCCGGGCCCAGGACGAGGACAGAGGCGGCCAGTCCCCCGAGCTGCCTGAGCAGGAGACCCT CCTCAGCCTGAAGCCTTCGGAGGCACCTGAACCAGATGAGGACGAGGGTTTCAGCGACTGGTCCCAGAAGCCAGAGCAGCGGCCACAGGACTGGGGGGCCGGGGAGACCTCCAACTGTGGGGAGCCCCCTTGGGGCGAAAGTccggaggggcagcaggaggaggacag gccccaccagcaCGCCTGCGGGAACCAGGATGGTGATGAGCAGAGCCCAGCCAGAGTGCCCCTGGAGGAGTTGCACCTGAGCCCTAGCTCGGAgctccaggaggggctgggagcagAGGAGACAGATCCCAAGAGCCCAGAGGGGAccatccagggcagcctggggccaGCAGAAGCTGAGGAGGCAGATGAGCAG CACCAGAAATGCCAGCAGCCCAGGACACCCAGCCCCCTGGTCTTGGAGGGCTCTACTGAACAGGGCTCGCCTCCCCTGAGCCCCAGCACCAAA CTCGTCGACAGAACCGAGTCCCTGAACCGCTCCATCAGGAAGAG TAACAGTGTGAAGAAGTCCCAGCCAGCCCTGCCCATCTCCAAGATTGATGAGCGGCTGGAGCAATACACCCAGGCCATCGAG ACTGCTGGCCGGACCCCCAAGCTAGTCCGCCAGCCCTCCATTGAGCTGCCCAGCATGGCTGTGGCAAGCACCAAGAGCCGATGGGAGACAGGAGAGGTGCAGGCTCAGTCCACTGCCAAGGCTGCCTCCTGCAAG gaTATTGTAGCTGGAGACATGAGCAAGAAAAGCCTCTGGGAGCAGAAAGGAGGCTCCAAGACATCATCGACAATTAAG AGCACCCCATCTGGAAAGAGATACAAGTTCGTGGCCACTGGACATGGGAAGTATGAGAAGGTGCTCGTGGATGAGGGCTCAGTGCCCTAG
- the LSP1 gene encoding lymphocyte-specific protein 1 isoform X7: MQASVSSSVIQPRERLTTQWSVEDEEEAARERRRRERDRQLRAQDEDRGGQSPELPEQETLLSLKPSEAPEPDEDEGFSDWSQKPEQRPQDWGAGETSNCGEPPWGESPEGQQEEDRPHQHACGNQDGDEQSPARVPLEELHLSPSSELQEGLGAEETDPKSPEGTIQGSLGPAEAEEADEQHQKCQQPRTPSPLVLEGSTEQGSPPLSPSTKLVDRTESLNRSIRKSNSVKKSQPALPISKIDERLEQYTQAIETAGRTPKLVRQPSIELPSMAVASTKSRWETGEVQAQSTAKAASCKDIVAGDMSKKSLWEQKGGSKTSSTIKQSTPSGKRYKFVATGHGKYEKVLVDEGSVP, encoded by the exons atgcaggcctcagtttcctcatctgtgatacAGCCCAGAGAGAG GCTCACCACTCAGTGGAGCGTGGAAGATGAGGAGGAGGCCGCCCGGGAGCGGCGCCGCCGGGAGAGGGACCGGCAGCTCCGGGCCCAGGACGAGGACAGAGGCGGCCAGTCCCCCGAGCTGCCTGAGCAGGAGACCCT CCTCAGCCTGAAGCCTTCGGAGGCACCTGAACCAGATGAGGACGAGGGTTTCAGCGACTGGTCCCAGAAGCCAGAGCAGCGGCCACAGGACTGGGGGGCCGGGGAGACCTCCAACTGTGGGGAGCCCCCTTGGGGCGAAAGTccggaggggcagcaggaggaggacag gccccaccagcaCGCCTGCGGGAACCAGGATGGTGATGAGCAGAGCCCAGCCAGAGTGCCCCTGGAGGAGTTGCACCTGAGCCCTAGCTCGGAgctccaggaggggctgggagcagAGGAGACAGATCCCAAGAGCCCAGAGGGGAccatccagggcagcctggggccaGCAGAAGCTGAGGAGGCAGATGAGCAG CACCAGAAATGCCAGCAGCCCAGGACACCCAGCCCCCTGGTCTTGGAGGGCTCTACTGAACAGGGCTCGCCTCCCCTGAGCCCCAGCACCAAA CTCGTCGACAGAACCGAGTCCCTGAACCGCTCCATCAGGAAGAG TAACAGTGTGAAGAAGTCCCAGCCAGCCCTGCCCATCTCCAAGATTGATGAGCGGCTGGAGCAATACACCCAGGCCATCGAG ACTGCTGGCCGGACCCCCAAGCTAGTCCGCCAGCCCTCCATTGAGCTGCCCAGCATGGCTGTGGCAAGCACCAAGAGCCGATGGGAGACAGGAGAGGTGCAGGCTCAGTCCACTGCCAAGGCTGCCTCCTGCAAG gaTATTGTAGCTGGAGACATGAGCAAGAAAAGCCTCTGGGAGCAGAAAGGAGGCTCCAAGACATCATCGACAATTAAG CAGAGCACCCCATCTGGAAAGAGATACAAGTTCGTGGCCACTGGACATGGGAAGTATGAGAAGGTGCTCGTGGATGAGGGCTCAGTGCCCTAG